A window from Melopsittacus undulatus isolate bMelUnd1 chromosome Z, bMelUnd1.mat.Z, whole genome shotgun sequence encodes these proteins:
- the MACIR gene encoding macrophage immunometabolism regulator: MEVDINGESRTTISTLPVPLAEVSPVGRMETEKPRCSSTPCSPMRRTVAGYQILHMDSNYLVGFTTGEELLKLAQKCTGSEENKGESGPNLHSKQLDSGLTRSSRLYKTRSRYYQPYEIPAVNGRRRRRMPSSGDKCTKALPYEPYKALHGPLPLCLLKGKRAHSKSLDYLNLDKMSIKEPADTEVLQYQLQHLNLRGDRMFARNST; encoded by the coding sequence ATGGAAGTTGACATAAATGGAGAGTCCAGAACTACCATATCCACCCTTCCTGTGCCTCTTGCAGAAGTGAGTCCTGTGGGCAGGATGGAAACAGAGAAACCCCGCTGTTCCAGTACCCCCTGCTCACCAATGCGACGGACAGTTGCAGGGTATCAAATCCTGCACATGGATTCTAACTACCTGGTTGGCTTCACAACTGGAGAGGAGTTGCTAAAATTAGCCCAGAAGTGTACGGGAAGTGAAGAGAATAAAGGGGAATCTGGGCCAAACTTGCACTCCAAACAGCTTGATTCAGGACTTACACGTTCCTCTCGTTTGTACAAAACTAGAAGTAGGTACTATCAGCCATATGAGATCCCAGCAGTAAATGGAAGGAGGAGGCGAAGGATGCCAAGCTCAGGGGATAAATGCACCAAGGCTTTACCATATGAACCCTACAAGGCACTTCATGGTCCCCTGCCTCTTTGccttttaaaaggtaaaagGGCTCATTCGAAATCCCTGGACTACCTCAATTTAGACAAAATGAGCATTAAGGAACCTGCTGACACGGAAGTGCTACAATACCAGCTCCAACACCTCAACCTCAGAGGGGACCGTATGTTTGCAAGAAATAGCACATGA